In a genomic window of Methylovirgula sp. 4M-Z18:
- the minE gene encoding cell division topological specificity factor MinE, with protein sequence MNFLRFFSRPQSAPAARERLQVLLAHERALAGDSDLVSKLRDEILRVIAKHMQINDDKVSVKMERGAQMSTLAVDIEIPFDPAKKDADKKDIDKKDVDKKDVDKKDTGKKAA encoded by the coding sequence ATGAATTTCCTACGCTTCTTCTCCCGACCCCAATCCGCTCCCGCCGCACGCGAGCGCTTGCAGGTCCTGCTCGCGCACGAGCGTGCCCTGGCAGGTGATTCGGATCTCGTGAGCAAACTGCGCGACGAGATCCTGCGCGTCATCGCCAAACATATGCAGATCAACGACGATAAAGTCTCCGTCAAGATGGAGCGCGGCGCCCAGATGTCGACGCTCGCCGTCGACATCGAGATCCCGTTCGATCCCGCCAAGAAGGATGCGGACAAAAAGGATATCGACAAGAAGGACGTCGATAAGAAAGACGTCGACAAGAAAGATACAGGCAAGAAAGCGGCCTGA
- a CDS encoding autotransporter outer membrane beta-barrel domain-containing protein — protein MKMFRTASLAAAAAALCLEAAPVLAAGGAGGQPTNPVLHGGAGGSDGNGGNGALNDSTLGNAGGGNGGSSNAAGATRGSSASTGTTSASTPGFGGTPGTAGAGGAAGVGAGGNGAAGQSETGTPGASPGNGYGGGGGGGAPGFSSATPNVSNNAAITGGSGGDGGDGYWAAGGGGAGGYGAVVSSGFANQSGGNVTGGKGGNGGNADSQGGGGGSGGNGAYVSFSAGNGTMNNAGSISGGAGGNGGSGGIPPLFDPARSNASGGGGGGGGDGLTLAGGVATVTNTGQISGGAGGTGGAGGGGAGGTGAPGGGGDGGIGLSSSGAGAAITNSGVIAGGGGGTGGANNRGGANGADGAGGVGITGSNLTVTNSGTISGGIGGDGATRANAITFTGGSNNLTLDAGYAFNGNVVAVSGGSDVLALGGNANASFNVSQIGSTGEFQNFASFQKTGNSTWTLTGAPGSGQSTLWTIVAGTLAISSDSNLGTNNETLTFDNTSAPSGSAAPTLETTANVTTNRNIVLSGTGGTLAPDAGTTLTVNGVISGTGGLTQAGSGTTTLTGTNTFTGQTTVDAGTLQVASSGALAGSAVVNGGSLLNAGTVQGVTVNSGGTFTQVSGSSGPVTANGGSTVNVTGGSIAAPVALTLASGGTASTITISGGAFKSTAGPAILANSGNANITLTGAPAFSFSNGDLLQLTNGSDVTLTAQGATLSGDIVADASSTGLIDLSAGSTYTGAIDPVALTIDSTSQWNVTGNSSLTTLTNAGTVAYAAPSNPLDASTYHTITVDNYIGQGGRLLMNTYLGGTSSLSDQLIINGGTASGNTNIYVTNTGGLGAQTSGNGILLVSAINGATTASNAFALGSRVAAGAYEYTLHDVNSSWYLASQATRPEVPVDMAVQGVASRLGLATLGTLDDRTATASDQPSDAIVIHPAAAATHYIACKDKKAHDPQGHPYRCPAPVTQKPGPVIAGADAFAHFAGWGRTFGEWGSVKDKGFPSSYTYGLGGFQAGLDLYRDDKSFLDGGRDVAGFYLGAGRIESDIRSVTIPNGLAGHTNMNGYTLGTYWTHYAPQGWYADAVLQGTRYTDVHADSMGTIQNQAFKTQGWGLLASLEGGYKFALGNGWAITPQAQVIYQRLSFDGGRDAFGLISYQDVNNGYGRLGVKVSKDWTTDWHMPGSNRPASFTTWARVNVWQELGGQGKTTFATLTGADPVSLKSDLGKTWGGLNLGIEGQLTETLSAFAVGDYNFALNDGAKGHSLGGKAGFKWVW, from the coding sequence ATGAAGATGTTCCGGACCGCCTCGTTGGCGGCAGCGGCGGCTGCGCTTTGCCTGGAGGCGGCGCCGGTGCTGGCAGCCGGCGGTGCTGGGGGGCAGCCGACCAACCCGGTACTGCACGGCGGCGCCGGTGGCAGTGACGGCAACGGCGGCAACGGCGCGCTCAACGACAGTACTCTCGGCAACGCTGGCGGTGGCAACGGCGGGTCGTCGAACGCCGCGGGCGCTACGAGGGGGTCCAGCGCCAGCACAGGCACGACCAGCGCGAGCACACCGGGCTTCGGCGGCACCCCTGGCACGGCCGGAGCCGGCGGTGCGGCGGGGGTCGGCGCTGGCGGTAACGGAGCAGCGGGTCAGAGCGAGACCGGCACGCCCGGAGCCTCCCCTGGCAATGGTTACGGCGGCGGCGGTGGCGGCGGTGCGCCTGGTTTCTCGTCAGCCACCCCCAACGTGTCCAACAACGCCGCGATCACTGGCGGCAGCGGTGGTGACGGCGGCGATGGATACTGGGCCGCCGGTGGTGGCGGTGCGGGCGGCTACGGGGCCGTCGTGAGTTCTGGATTTGCAAATCAAAGCGGCGGCAATGTCACCGGTGGTAAGGGCGGCAATGGCGGTAACGCTGACTCACAGGGCGGCGGCGGCGGCAGCGGCGGTAACGGCGCCTATGTGAGCTTCAGCGCCGGCAACGGCACGATGAACAATGCTGGTAGCATCTCGGGGGGCGCCGGCGGCAATGGCGGTTCCGGCGGCATTCCTCCTCTTTTCGATCCGGCTCGCAGCAACGCCTCGGGCGGCGGCGGTGGCGGCGGCGGCGACGGCCTTACGCTGGCCGGCGGCGTTGCGACCGTGACCAACACCGGCCAGATCTCGGGCGGCGCAGGTGGAACCGGCGGTGCGGGCGGCGGCGGCGCGGGCGGCACGGGCGCTCCTGGCGGAGGCGGCGACGGCGGTATCGGTCTGTCCTCCTCCGGTGCAGGAGCCGCGATCACCAACAGCGGCGTGATCGCCGGCGGAGGCGGCGGCACCGGCGGGGCCAACAATCGAGGTGGTGCAAACGGCGCCGATGGGGCTGGCGGCGTTGGAATCACCGGCTCGAACCTCACCGTCACGAATTCCGGCACGATCAGCGGCGGCATCGGGGGCGATGGAGCCACTCGGGCGAATGCCATTACGTTTACGGGTGGCTCCAATAATCTGACTTTGGACGCCGGCTATGCCTTCAACGGCAATGTCGTTGCCGTGTCGGGGGGCTCGGACGTTCTGGCGCTCGGCGGGAATGCCAATGCGAGTTTCAACGTCTCCCAGATCGGCTCGACCGGAGAATTTCAGAATTTCGCGTCGTTCCAGAAGACCGGCAACAGCACATGGACTCTGACCGGGGCTCCCGGCTCCGGCCAATCCACCTTGTGGACCATCGTCGCAGGCACTTTGGCGATTTCGTCCGACAGCAACTTGGGAACCAATAACGAGACGCTCACCTTCGACAATACCAGTGCACCGTCCGGCAGCGCCGCACCGACGTTGGAGACGACGGCGAATGTCACGACCAATCGCAATATCGTGCTGAGCGGCACAGGCGGCACGCTCGCGCCAGATGCTGGAACAACTCTCACAGTCAACGGTGTCATCTCCGGTACGGGTGGCCTGACGCAAGCCGGTTCCGGCACGACGACCCTGACCGGCACCAACACGTTTACCGGCCAAACCACGGTCGATGCCGGCACGCTGCAAGTGGCGAGCAGCGGCGCACTTGCGGGGTCTGCGGTGGTCAACGGCGGCAGCCTCTTGAATGCGGGGACGGTGCAGGGCGTCACCGTCAATAGCGGCGGCACGTTCACACAAGTGAGCGGCAGCAGCGGTCCGGTGACGGCGAACGGCGGGAGCACGGTCAATGTCACCGGCGGATCGATCGCGGCCCCGGTCGCGTTGACGCTCGCCAGCGGCGGCACGGCCAGCACGATCACCATCTCCGGCGGCGCGTTCAAGTCGACGGCCGGTCCGGCCATTCTCGCCAATAGCGGCAATGCCAATATCACCCTGACCGGCGCGCCGGCCTTCAGCTTCAGCAACGGCGACCTGCTGCAATTGACCAATGGCAGCGACGTCACCCTCACCGCGCAAGGCGCGACATTGAGCGGCGACATCGTGGCGGATGCGTCCAGCACCGGCCTCATCGATCTGAGCGCCGGCTCAACCTATACCGGCGCGATCGATCCGGTGGCGTTGACGATTGACAGCACCAGTCAATGGAACGTCACCGGCAATTCCTCGCTCACCACGCTGACCAATGCCGGCACGGTCGCCTATGCGGCCCCCTCCAACCCGCTCGACGCCTCGACCTATCACACCATCACGGTCGACAATTATATCGGCCAGGGCGGCAGGCTGCTGATGAACACCTATCTCGGCGGCACGAGCAGCTTGAGCGATCAATTGATCATCAACGGCGGTACGGCCAGCGGCAATACCAACATCTACGTCACCAACACCGGCGGCCTCGGCGCGCAGACAAGCGGCAACGGCATTCTGCTCGTCTCGGCGATCAATGGCGCGACGACGGCAAGCAATGCCTTCGCGCTCGGCAGCCGCGTGGCGGCGGGCGCATATGAATATACGCTGCACGACGTCAATTCGAGCTGGTACCTGGCGAGCCAGGCAACGCGTCCCGAAGTCCCCGTCGATATGGCGGTTCAGGGCGTTGCGAGCCGGCTCGGCCTTGCGACGCTCGGCACGCTCGACGACCGCACCGCGACCGCCAGCGATCAGCCAAGCGACGCGATCGTCATCCATCCCGCGGCGGCCGCGACGCATTACATCGCCTGCAAGGACAAAAAGGCGCATGACCCGCAAGGCCATCCCTATCGCTGCCCGGCGCCGGTCACACAGAAACCCGGACCGGTGATCGCGGGGGCCGACGCCTTCGCGCATTTTGCCGGCTGGGGCCGCACCTTCGGCGAATGGGGTTCGGTGAAGGACAAGGGCTTCCCATCGTCCTACACGTACGGTCTCGGCGGCTTCCAGGCCGGCCTCGATCTCTACCGCGACGACAAATCCTTCCTCGACGGCGGGCGTGATGTGGCCGGCTTCTATCTTGGCGCCGGGCGGATCGAGAGCGACATCCGCAGCGTCACGATCCCGAACGGGCTCGCCGGCCATACCAACATGAACGGCTATACGCTTGGCACCTATTGGACCCATTACGCGCCGCAGGGCTGGTACGCCGATGCGGTGCTGCAGGGCACGCGCTACACCGACGTGCATGCGGATTCGATGGGCACGATCCAGAACCAGGCGTTCAAGACGCAAGGCTGGGGCCTCTTGGCCTCGCTCGAAGGCGGCTACAAATTCGCGCTCGGCAACGGCTGGGCGATCACCCCGCAGGCGCAGGTGATCTACCAGCGCCTGAGCTTCGATGGCGGGCGCGACGCCTTCGGCCTGATCAGCTACCAGGACGTGAACAACGGCTACGGCCGGCTCGGGGTAAAGGTGAGCAAGGATTGGACGACAGACTGGCACATGCCGGGCTCGAACCGTCCGGCGAGCTTCACGACCTGGGCGCGGGTGAATGTGTGGCAGGAACTCGGCGGTCAGGGCAAGACGACGTTCGCGACGCTGACGGGCGCGGATCCCGTCTCGCTGAAGAGCGATCTGGGCAAGACCTGGGGTGGGCTCAATCTGGGCATTGAGGGCCAATTGACGGAAACGCTGTCGGCCTTCGCGGTGGGCGATTACAATTTCGCCCTCAACGACGGCGCCAAGGGCCACAGCCTGGGCGGCAAGGCCGGGTTCAAATGGGTGTGGTAA
- a CDS encoding carbonic anhydrase — protein MSESYSQMSVPPHILPGRLVEGYQVFLGAHLPTEQKRYHDLSVHGQKPEVLVIGCSDSRVSPEVIFDTKPGEIFVLRNVANLVPPYRPNNDYHGTSSALEFAVMGLRVAHIVVLGHAQCGGVKTYAEGEKDPYKPPLSAGDFIGSWIRLIAPAAERLGPPSEPFSDYTERLSLESIIQSLANLRTFPWIENLEQRGLLRLHGAYFSIANGKLLALDEVHRKFVPIGEQQHSAALQDPRF, from the coding sequence ATGAGCGAGAGTTACAGCCAGATGAGTGTACCACCGCACATCTTGCCGGGCCGATTGGTCGAAGGCTACCAAGTCTTCCTAGGAGCCCATCTGCCGACCGAGCAGAAGCGTTACCACGACCTATCGGTGCACGGCCAAAAACCCGAAGTTCTCGTCATTGGCTGTTCCGACAGCCGCGTGTCGCCCGAGGTGATTTTCGACACGAAGCCCGGCGAGATTTTCGTGTTGCGCAACGTCGCCAATCTCGTCCCGCCCTATCGGCCCAACAACGATTATCATGGGACCTCGTCGGCGCTGGAATTTGCGGTGATGGGCTTGCGGGTCGCGCATATCGTCGTTTTGGGCCACGCCCAATGCGGCGGGGTCAAGACCTATGCCGAAGGCGAAAAAGACCCTTACAAGCCTCCGCTTTCGGCTGGCGACTTCATCGGCAGCTGGATCCGCCTGATCGCCCCCGCGGCGGAACGTCTCGGGCCGCCGAGCGAACCTTTCAGCGACTATACCGAACGGTTGTCGCTGGAATCGATCATCCAAAGTCTTGCCAATCTGCGCACGTTCCCCTGGATCGAAAATCTGGAGCAGCGCGGACTCCTGCGGCTGCACGGCGCCTATTTCAGTATTGCGAACGGCAAATTGCTGGCGCTGGACGAAGTGCATCGGAAATTCGTCCCGATCGGAGAACAGCAGCATTCTGCCGCCCTGCAGGACCCCCGTTTTTAA
- a CDS encoding autotransporter outer membrane beta-barrel domain-containing protein: MVKSSQKMRRLASTRGRILAILRLAHRVLGMKRRKLALGQLGHAGCAHSWTAAWTAPVMVLGCLVSLPAAAQTAGGAGGRTDTGTTQSPGGTYGTAGTNGIGSTTSIFDGTGGGGGGVGAAGGAGGTGGAPAGSEPGGAGGAAGAPGLAGGAGGSSGDRDTYGGGGGGGGGGGTGLTSGVSGLTVSGALSGGAGGQGGSPIDGGGGGGGAGGFGLYFTSRGTVTILSTGSVTAGAGGNGGNGGVYGRGGGGGDGGIGVYFASGGTLLNSGSISGGAGGGRGSAGGYGAGAAGTDGAGVAGVGFTVVNSGSISGVGTGGAGIIGSNLTITNSGTVSGGSQAAAVEFTGGTNSLTLGAGYSFTGKVVAVAGGSDVLALGGDTTPSASFDLSQIGPSGEFQNFASFQKTGNSTWTLTGTAGQVTPWTIVAGTLAISSDSNLGTSNETLTFDNSTAPAGSAAPTLETTATITTNRNIVLNGAGGTLSPDTGTTFTVNGVISGAGSLTQAGGGTTVLTASNTFTGATTITGGTLALSGAGSIASSSGVALANNGILDISQTTQGASIQSLSDDSKRGTTVALGGRTLTLTNASGTFSGAITDGGIGGGTGGSLVVGGGTEVLSGANTYTGGTKLLSGEIDLGNNMGLSTGTLDMAAGTTLGFTVNGLNVANNIVLSGTGDPTINTGSFTETLSGVISGTGDLTKTGSGTLITTGANTYTGATTVAAGTLQAGATGTFSPNSSFTVASGATLDANGFNQTVAGLTNAGTVATNAAGTSAGTILTVTGNYIGQGGRLLMNTYLGGSNSPTDQLILNGGTASGNTSIIINNTGGLGAQTTGNGILLVSATNGATTTGNAFALGNYVAAGAYAYTLHDVNSSWYLNSGYRPEVPVDMAVQGIASRLGLATLGTLDDRTAVASDQPSDAIVIQPAAAATRYVACKDKKAHDPQGHPYRCPAPVTQKPGPVIAGADAFAHFAGWGRTFGEWGSVKDKGFPSSYTYGLGGFQAGLDLYRTDKSFLDGGRDVAGFYLGAGRIESDIRSVTIPNGLAGHTNMNGYTLGTYWTHYAPQGWYADAVLQGTRYTDVHADSMGTIQNQAFKTQGWGLLASLEGGYKFALGNGWAITPQAQVSYQRLSFDGGRDAFGLISYQDVNNGYGRLGVKVSKDWTTDWHMPGSNRPASFTTWARVNVWQELGGQGKTTFATLTGADPVSLKSDLGKTWGGINLGISGQLTETLSAFAVGDYNFALNDGAKGHSLGGKAGFKWVW, translated from the coding sequence ATGGTAAAGAGCAGTCAGAAGATGCGCCGGCTCGCGTCGACGCGTGGCCGGATTTTGGCGATCCTGCGCCTGGCGCATCGGGTGCTGGGTATGAAACGGCGCAAATTGGCGCTGGGGCAGCTCGGCCACGCGGGCTGCGCGCATTCATGGACCGCCGCCTGGACTGCCCCGGTGATGGTGCTTGGGTGCTTGGTTTCACTCCCGGCCGCAGCACAGACCGCCGGCGGCGCCGGTGGCCGCACGGACACCGGCACTACGCAGAGTCCGGGAGGCACTTATGGCACCGCGGGCACGAATGGCATCGGTTCAACGACGAGCATCTTCGACGGCACCGGCGGCGGCGGCGGCGGCGTGGGGGCGGCCGGCGGGGCCGGCGGCACTGGTGGCGCTCCGGCCGGGTCTGAGCCAGGAGGCGCGGGAGGAGCGGCCGGTGCCCCTGGCCTGGCCGGAGGCGCTGGTGGCAGCAGCGGCGACAGAGACACCTACGGCGGCGGCGGTGGTGGCGGCGGTGGCGGCGGGACTGGCTTGACTAGCGGCGTTTCGGGGCTCACCGTTTCCGGTGCGCTTTCCGGAGGTGCCGGCGGGCAGGGCGGCAGCCCCATCGACGGCGGCGGCGGCGGCGGTGGTGCTGGCGGCTTTGGCCTCTATTTCACCAGCAGGGGCACCGTCACCATTCTTTCTACTGGATCTGTGACGGCCGGCGCAGGCGGCAATGGCGGCAATGGTGGCGTATATGGCCGCGGCGGCGGCGGCGGCGATGGCGGTATCGGCGTCTATTTCGCTTCCGGCGGCACGCTTCTCAATTCCGGCTCGATTTCCGGCGGCGCAGGCGGCGGCCGCGGCAGTGCTGGCGGCTATGGCGCCGGTGCCGCGGGCACCGACGGAGCCGGCGTCGCGGGTGTAGGTTTTACTGTCGTCAACAGCGGTTCGATCTCGGGCGTCGGCACCGGTGGCGCGGGAATTATTGGCTCGAACCTGACGATCACGAATTCGGGCACGGTCAGCGGCGGTTCACAAGCGGCTGCCGTGGAATTCACCGGTGGCACCAACAGCCTGACGCTGGGCGCCGGATATTCCTTCACGGGCAAGGTGGTGGCGGTGGCCGGCGGTTCGGACGTTCTGGCGCTTGGCGGCGACACGACGCCAAGCGCGAGTTTCGATCTCTCGCAGATCGGGCCGAGCGGCGAGTTTCAGAATTTCGCATCGTTCCAGAAAACCGGCAACAGCACCTGGACCCTGACCGGCACTGCCGGACAAGTCACGCCATGGACGATCGTTGCCGGCACTTTGGCGATTTCGTCCGACAGCAATTTGGGGACCAGCAACGAAACGCTCACCTTCGATAACAGTACCGCCCCGGCGGGAAGCGCCGCGCCCACATTGGAGACAACGGCGACGATCACAACGAACCGGAACATCGTGCTGAACGGAGCGGGAGGTACTCTCTCGCCGGATACTGGCACGACCTTCACGGTCAACGGCGTCATATCGGGGGCGGGCAGCCTCACCCAAGCCGGTGGCGGCACGACAGTGCTGACCGCAAGCAATACCTTCACGGGTGCAACGACCATCACCGGCGGCACGTTGGCTTTGTCGGGAGCGGGCTCGATCGCCAGTTCAAGCGGCGTGGCACTTGCGAATAATGGGATCCTCGACATTTCGCAAACGACGCAGGGCGCGAGTATCCAGAGCCTGTCGGACGATAGCAAGCGTGGCACGACAGTGGCGCTCGGTGGCCGGACGCTGACGCTGACCAATGCGAGCGGCACGTTCTCAGGTGCCATCACCGATGGCGGCATTGGCGGCGGCACGGGTGGTTCGCTCGTGGTCGGCGGCGGCACCGAGGTGCTGAGCGGCGCCAACACCTATACGGGCGGCACCAAGCTCCTGTCGGGCGAGATCGATCTTGGCAATAACATGGGGTTGAGCACCGGAACGCTGGACATGGCGGCTGGCACCACGCTCGGCTTCACGGTGAACGGGTTGAATGTCGCGAACAACATCGTCCTCTCCGGCACGGGCGATCCGACCATCAACACCGGCAGCTTCACCGAGACCCTCAGCGGCGTGATCAGTGGCACGGGCGATCTCACCAAGACCGGCTCGGGCACGCTGATCACCACGGGGGCGAATACCTATACCGGTGCCACCACGGTTGCCGCGGGCACCCTGCAAGCCGGCGCCACGGGCACGTTCAGTCCGAATTCAAGCTTTACCGTTGCGAGCGGCGCGACGCTCGATGCCAATGGGTTCAACCAGACGGTGGCGGGCCTCACCAATGCCGGTACCGTTGCGACAAACGCCGCCGGCACTTCGGCCGGCACCATCCTCACTGTGACGGGCAATTATATCGGCCAGGGCGGCAGGCTGTTGATGAACACCTATCTCGGCGGCTCGAATTCGCCGACCGATCAGTTGATCCTCAATGGCGGCACGGCGAGCGGCAACACCAGCATCATCATCAACAACACCGGCGGCCTCGGCGCGCAGACCACCGGAAACGGCATTCTGCTCGTCTCGGCGACCAATGGCGCGACGACGACGGGCAATGCCTTCGCGCTCGGCAATTACGTCGCGGCGGGCGCCTATGCCTATACGCTGCACGACGTCAATTCGAGCTGGTATCTGAACAGCGGCTATCGTCCCGAAGTCCCGGTTGACATGGCGGTGCAAGGGATTGCGAGCCGCTTGGGCCTCGCCACCCTCGGCACGCTCGACGACCGCACCGCGGTCGCCAGCGATCAGCCAAGCGACGCGATCGTCATCCAGCCCGCGGCGGCCGCGACGCGCTATGTCGCCTGCAAGGACAAAAAGGCGCATGACCCGCAAGGGCATCCCTATCGCTGCCCGGCGCCGGTCACACAGAAACCCGGACCGGTGATCGCGGGGGCCGACGCCTTCGCGCATTTTGCCGGCTGGGGCCGCACCTTCGGCGAATGGGGTTCGGTGAAGGACAAGGGCTTCCCATCGTCCTACACATACGGCCTCGGCGGCTTCCAGGCCGGCCTCGACCTCTATCGCACCGACAAGTCGTTCCTCGATGGCGGGCGTGATGTCGCCGGCTTCTATCTCGGCGCCGGGCGGATCGAGAGCGACATCCGCAGCGTCACGATCCCGAACGGGCTCGCCGGCCATACCAATATGAACGGCTATACGCTTGGCACCTATTGGACCCATTACGCGCCGCAGGGCTGGTACGCCGATGCGGTGCTGCAGGGCACGCGCTACACCGACGTGCATGCGGACTCGATGGGCACGATCCAGAACCAGGCGTTCAAGACGCAAGGCTGGGGCCTCTTGGCCTCGCTCGAAGGCGGCTATAAGTTCGCGCTCGGCAACGGCTGGGCGATCACACCGCAGGCGCAGGTGAGCTACCAGCGCCTGAGCTTCGATGGCGGGCGCGACGCCTTCGGCCTGATCAGCTACCAGGACGTGAACAACGGCTACGGCCGGCTCGGGGTAAAGGTGAGCAAGGATTGGACGACAGACTGGCACATGCCGGGCTCGAACCGCCCGGCGAGCTTCACGACCTGGGCGCGGGTGAATGTGTGGCAAGAGTTGGGCGGCCAGGGCAAGACGACGTTCGCGACGCTGACGGGCGCGGATCCGGTGTCGCTGAAGAGCGATCTGGGCAAGACCTGGGGTGGCATCAACCTCGGCATCTCGGGCCAACTGACGGAAACGCTGTCGGCCTTCGCGGTGGGCGATTACAATTTCGCCCTCAACGACGGCGCCAAGGGCCACAGCCTCGGCGGCAAGGCCGGGTTCAAATGGGTGTGGTAA
- the minD gene encoding septum site-determining protein MinD has product MGKVIVVTSGKGGVGKTTSSAALGAALAQGGDKVAVVDFDVGLRNLDLVMGAERRVVYDIVNVIQGEAKLAQALIRDKRVDTLHLLPASQTRDKDNLTPEGVEKVITALKQQFDWVICDSPAGIERGATLAMRHADIAIVVTNPEVSSVRDSDRIIGLLDSKTARAENGDRIEKHLLLTRYDQARAERGDMLKVDDVLEILSIPLLGIIPESTDVLRASNLGSPVTLADGRCAPAVAYFDAVRRLKGENLPITIPGERRGFFGKLFGRKAA; this is encoded by the coding sequence ATGGGTAAGGTCATCGTGGTCACATCGGGCAAAGGCGGCGTCGGCAAGACCACGTCTTCCGCCGCGCTGGGCGCAGCCCTTGCGCAAGGCGGCGACAAGGTCGCTGTCGTGGATTTCGACGTCGGGCTGCGCAATCTCGACCTCGTCATGGGCGCCGAACGACGCGTCGTCTATGACATCGTCAATGTGATCCAGGGCGAGGCCAAACTGGCGCAGGCGCTGATCCGCGACAAACGGGTGGACACGCTCCACTTGTTGCCGGCCTCGCAGACCCGCGACAAGGACAATCTCACGCCGGAAGGCGTCGAGAAAGTCATCACTGCTCTGAAGCAGCAGTTCGACTGGGTCATCTGCGACAGCCCTGCGGGCATCGAGCGCGGCGCGACCCTCGCCATGCGCCATGCTGACATCGCCATTGTCGTGACCAATCCGGAAGTTTCCTCGGTGCGCGATTCAGACCGCATCATCGGACTGCTCGATTCCAAGACAGCCAGAGCCGAAAATGGCGATCGGATCGAGAAGCACCTGCTGCTCACCCGTTACGATCAGGCCCGCGCCGAACGCGGCGACATGCTCAAGGTGGACGACGTTCTCGAAATCCTGTCGATCCCGCTGCTCGGCATCATCCCGGAAAGCACGGATGTGCTGCGCGCCTCCAACCTCGGATCGCCAGTCACCCTGGCGGATGGCCGCTGCGCCCCGGCGGTCGCCTATTTCGACGCCGTGCGCCGGCTCAAGGGCGAAAACCTGCCGATCACCATCCCCGGCGAACGGCGCGGCTTCTTCGGCAAGCTTTTCGGGAGGAAAGCGGCATGA
- a CDS encoding response regulator transcription factor, with translation MKLSPREVEILALVNKGHSNREIGAFLAISKPTVECHIRNIYKKLAVSSRTQAVYEARASGVLP, from the coding sequence ATGAAATTAAGTCCGCGCGAAGTCGAAATCCTCGCGCTCGTGAACAAGGGCCACTCAAATCGGGAAATCGGGGCTTTCCTCGCCATTTCCAAGCCGACGGTGGAATGCCACATCCGCAATATCTACAAGAAGCTCGCCGTCAGCTCGCGCACGCAGGCGGTTTATGAGGCGCGCGCGAGCGGCGTGTTGCCGTGA
- a CDS encoding putative quinol monooxygenase yields the protein MNERHPQTTSLQPFALTAEFTARSGKAEDVAALLSDFAGVVRQEEGNVLFDCYRRTDDSSRFFVYEVYRDEHAFRQHIAAEYGAEFNARLVTMIVEPQSVLTFLTPLSVNLTSP from the coding sequence ATGAATGAGCGCCATCCACAAACAACGAGCCTCCAACCATTTGCGCTCACTGCAGAGTTCACCGCTCGATCCGGCAAGGCGGAGGACGTCGCGGCGCTGCTGAGCGACTTTGCTGGCGTGGTCCGGCAGGAAGAGGGCAACGTCCTATTCGATTGTTACCGTCGTACCGACGATTCGTCGCGGTTCTTCGTCTACGAAGTCTATCGCGACGAACACGCATTCAGGCAGCATATAGCTGCCGAGTATGGGGCGGAGTTCAACGCCCGCCTCGTGACGATGATTGTCGAGCCGCAATCGGTTCTGACGTTCCTGACGCCCTTGTCGGTCAACCTTACTTCGCCTTGA
- a CDS encoding YoaK family protein, translating into MTNDNSPSLRTQLGDYFRQLAGRQRSDSADRALALLLTLVAGAANTSGFLALEQYTSHMSGVVSSIAGRLVAGDFMLLLTASLAFAAFVGGAGASAIVVLWARRRAWQSEYALPLLIEAALLVGFSFVGEYLADEGEVYAIFAIMFLSFNMGLQNGIITTLSRARFRATHITGLVTDLGIECGKALYPNGKIGPSDPDFIRADAEKLKLVGSLIGMFFIGGVCGAFGFDLIGFTVMLILAALLVAIALAPVWDDLMAKRA; encoded by the coding sequence ATGACCAACGACAACTCCCCGTCGCTCCGGACCCAGTTGGGCGATTATTTTCGCCAGCTCGCCGGCCGCCAGCGCAGCGACTCCGCCGATCGCGCTTTGGCGCTTCTGCTCACTCTCGTTGCCGGCGCCGCGAATACGAGCGGCTTTCTGGCGCTCGAACAATACACGTCACACATGTCCGGGGTGGTGTCGTCCATCGCCGGCCGTCTCGTCGCCGGAGATTTTATGCTGCTGCTGACAGCCTCTCTGGCCTTTGCCGCCTTCGTCGGCGGTGCCGGAGCGTCCGCGATTGTCGTCCTGTGGGCGCGACGCCGGGCCTGGCAAAGCGAATATGCGCTTCCCCTTCTGATCGAGGCGGCGCTGCTCGTAGGGTTTAGTTTCGTGGGAGAGTATTTGGCGGACGAAGGCGAAGTTTACGCCATTTTCGCCATCATGTTCCTGAGCTTCAATATGGGATTGCAGAACGGCATTATCACCACGCTGTCAAGAGCGCGCTTCCGCGCGACCCACATTACCGGCCTTGTCACCGATCTCGGGATCGAATGCGGGAAAGCGCTCTATCCCAACGGTAAGATCGGGCCGTCCGACCCTGATTTCATCCGCGCCGATGCCGAGAAGCTCAAATTGGTCGGTTCCTTGATCGGCATGTTCTTTATTGGCGGCGTCTGCGGAGCATTCGGTTTCGACCTCATCGGCTTTACCGTCATGCTGATTCTCGCCGCGCTGCTTGTCGCAATCGCCCTCGCCCCGGTGTGGGACGATCTCATGGCAAAACGGGCGTGA